One Candidatus Sulfurimonas baltica DNA segment encodes these proteins:
- the rplP gene encoding 50S ribosomal protein L16 — MLMPKRTKYRKVMKGRNRGYARSGFTLAFGDIALKAVEAGRINSRQIESARISATRHIKRNGKIWIRVFPAKPLTAKPLETRMGKGKGSVDQWVMNIKPGRIIFEMAGVPHELAREALTLALHKLPFKTKIITAEMSNEIF, encoded by the coding sequence ATGTTAATGCCAAAGAGAACAAAATATAGAAAAGTAATGAAGGGTCGTAACCGTGGTTATGCTCGTTCAGGTTTTACGCTAGCATTTGGTGATATCGCTTTAAAAGCGGTTGAAGCTGGTCGTATTAACTCTCGTCAGATTGAGTCAGCTCGTATTTCAGCTACTCGTCATATTAAGAGAAATGGTAAGATTTGGATTCGTGTATTCCCAGCAAAACCGTTAACTGCTAAGCCTTTAGAAACTCGTATGGGTAAAGGTAAGGGTTCAGTTGATCAATGGGTTATGAATATCAAGCCAGGTCGTATTATATTTGAAATGGCCGGTGTTCCGCATGAACTTGCTCGTGAAGCATTAACTCTTGCATTGCACAAATTACCTTTCAAAACTAAAATAATTACTGCGGAGATGAGCAATGAAATATTCTGA
- the rpsS gene encoding 30S ribosomal protein S19, giving the protein MARSVKKGPFIDDHLMKKVVAAKAENNKKPIKTWSRRSMVIPEMVGLTFNVHNGRQFVPVHISENHIGYKLGEFSPTRTFKGHKGSVQKKG; this is encoded by the coding sequence ATGGCTCGTTCAGTAAAAAAAGGTCCATTCATTGATGACCATTTAATGAAAAAAGTTGTTGCAGCAAAAGCTGAAAACAACAAAAAACCTATTAAGACATGGTCAAGAAGATCTATGGTAATACCTGAAATGGTTGGTTTAACATTTAATGTTCATAACGGACGTCAATTTGTTCCAGTACATATTTCAGAGAACCACATTGGTTATAAGCTTGGTGAATTTTCACCAACTCGTACATTTAAGGGCCATAAGGGCTCTGTACAGAAGAAGGGTTAA
- the rplB gene encoding 50S ribosomal protein L2, with amino-acid sequence MAIKTYKPVTPSRRFYTNVDSGDITAKASVRSLLVKLPAHAGRNNNGRITSRHKQAGAKKLYRIIDFKRNKFDIPGTVSTIEYDPYRNCRIALVTYADGEKRYILQPKGLSVGDSVMSAESGLDVKPGNTMKLKSIPVGTVIHNIELKTGKGGQMCRAAGTSAQIMGRDGKYVSLRMPSSEMRLVLGECLATVGTVGNEEYGNIVIAKAGRSRHMGIRPQTRGSAMNPVDHPHGGGEGKTNSGRHPVTPWGKPTKGAKTRRKKASDKLIITRRKPNAKRVG; translated from the coding sequence ATGGCAATTAAAACTTATAAGCCGGTAACTCCGTCTCGTCGTTTTTATACTAATGTTGACAGCGGTGATATCACAGCGAAAGCTAGTGTACGTTCTTTATTGGTTAAGCTTCCTGCTCACGCTGGTCGTAACAATAATGGTCGTATCACATCTCGTCATAAACAAGCCGGTGCTAAAAAACTTTACCGTATCATAGATTTCAAAAGAAATAAATTTGATATTCCAGGTACAGTTAGCACTATTGAGTACGATCCATACCGTAACTGTCGTATTGCGTTAGTTACATATGCTGATGGTGAAAAAAGATACATATTACAACCAAAAGGTCTAAGTGTTGGTGATTCAGTTATGTCTGCTGAGTCTGGACTAGATGTTAAACCTGGTAATACTATGAAACTTAAAAGTATCCCAGTTGGTACAGTTATTCATAATATTGAGTTAAAGACTGGTAAGGGCGGACAAATGTGTCGTGCTGCTGGAACTTCTGCTCAAATTATGGGTCGTGATGGTAAATATGTTTCACTTCGTATGCCTTCATCTGAAATGCGTTTAGTATTAGGTGAGTGTTTAGCGACTGTTGGAACAGTAGGAAATGAAGAGTATGGCAATATAGTAATAGCGAAAGCTGGTCGTAGCCGTCATATGGGAATTCGTCCTCAAACTCGTGGTTCAGCAATGAATCCAGTTGATCACCCGCATGGTGGTGGTGAAGGTAAAACGAATTCAGGACGTCACCCGGTTACTCCTTGGGGTAAACCGACTAAGGGTGCTAAAACTCGCCGTAAGAAAGCTAGTGATAAACTTATTATTACTCGCCGTAAACCAAATGCGAAAAGGGTAGGATAA
- the rpsC gene encoding 30S ribosomal protein S3: protein MGQKVNPIGLRLGINRNWESRWFPDFKTAAASLGEDHKIRTYLKKELYYAGVANIIIERTVKRLRVTIVAARPGIIIGKKGADIEKLKTTLQNLVGKQISVNIKEEKKAQTSAQLVAENIATQLERRVAFRRAMKKSMQNAQRSGAKGIKVSVSGRLGGAEMARTEWYLEGRVPLHTLRAKIDYGFAEAHTTYGCIGVKVWIFKGEVLTKGIPAEVQEDKQEKQERRPKRAPRKAD from the coding sequence ATGGGTCAAAAAGTTAATCCTATTGGTTTACGTCTTGGTATTAACCGCAATTGGGAGAGCCGTTGGTTCCCTGATTTTAAGACTGCAGCAGCATCTTTAGGTGAAGATCACAAAATTCGTACATATTTGAAAAAAGAGCTTTACTATGCTGGTGTTGCTAACATCATTATAGAGAGAACAGTTAAGAGACTTCGTGTAACTATCGTTGCTGCTCGCCCTGGTATCATTATTGGTAAAAAAGGTGCGGACATTGAGAAGCTTAAAACTACTCTTCAAAATCTTGTTGGTAAGCAGATATCTGTAAACATCAAAGAAGAGAAGAAAGCTCAAACTTCAGCTCAGTTAGTTGCTGAAAACATAGCTACTCAACTAGAGCGTCGTGTTGCTTTTAGAAGAGCAATGAAAAAATCTATGCAAAATGCACAGAGAAGCGGTGCTAAAGGTATTAAAGTATCTGTAAGTGGTCGTCTTGGTGGAGCTGAAATGGCTCGTACTGAGTGGTACTTAGAGGGACGTGTTCCTTTACATACACTTCGTGCAAAAATAGATTACGGTTTTGCTGAAGCACATACTACTTATGGTTGTATTGGTGTTAAAGTATGGATATTCAAAGGTGAAGTACTTACTAAAGGTATTCCTGCTGAAGTTCAAGAAGACAAACAAGAGAAACAAGAGCGTCGTCCAAAGCGTGCTCCGAGAAAGGCTGATTAA
- the rplV gene encoding 50S ribosomal protein L22: protein MARALLKYIRVSPIKSRLIAREIQGMNAEAALAALEFTPNKAAKIIYKVLASAVANSGSEAEDCTVTSCRVDNGPVLKRFRPRARGMASGIRKPTAHILVEVEGK, encoded by the coding sequence ATGGCTAGAGCATTATTAAAATACATCCGTGTTTCACCAATCAAATCTCGTCTTATAGCAAGAGAGATTCAAGGTATGAATGCTGAAGCAGCACTAGCAGCTTTAGAATTTACACCAAACAAAGCAGCAAAAATCATCTATAAAGTACTTGCATCTGCAGTTGCTAATAGTGGTAGTGAAGCTGAAGATTGTACAGTAACATCATGTCGTGTTGACAATGGTCCTGTTCTTAAGCGTTTCCGTCCACGTGCTCGTGGTATGGCGTCTGGAATCAGAAAACCAACAGCACATATCTTAGTAGAAGTAGAGGGTAAATAG
- the rplD gene encoding 50S ribosomal protein L4, whose product MSAIVLNEKMEKASELALPESFSGINPHNLYLYVKSAQAAMRANSSKALTRAEVRGGGKKPWAQKGGGRARAGSRRSPIFVGGGKAFGPNNNRNYDLKVNKKQKKLALNFALNEHAQNGTLFIVDNIEIASGKTKDANAMFKALNQRDVLIVKSILDEKTFLAFENLSQTYVVEANELNAYLAANYRSLVIEKAVWENLVGEAK is encoded by the coding sequence ATGAGCGCAATCGTTTTAAATGAAAAAATGGAAAAAGCATCTGAGTTAGCATTACCAGAGAGTTTTTCTGGTATTAATCCTCATAACTTATACCTGTATGTAAAGTCGGCACAAGCTGCAATGAGAGCAAATAGCTCAAAAGCATTAACTCGTGCAGAAGTTAGAGGTGGTGGTAAGAAACCATGGGCTCAAAAAGGTGGCGGTCGCGCTCGTGCTGGTTCACGTCGTTCTCCTATCTTTGTGGGTGGTGGTAAGGCATTTGGTCCTAATAACAACCGTAATTATGATCTTAAAGTTAATAAAAAGCAAAAGAAACTTGCTCTTAACTTTGCTCTTAACGAGCATGCACAAAACGGTACACTTTTTATTGTTGACAACATTGAAATCGCATCTGGTAAAACTAAAGATGCAAATGCAATGTTTAAAGCTTTAAATCAAAGAGATGTACTTATTGTTAAGTCTATCTTAGATGAGAAGACATTTTTAGCATTTGAGAATCTTTCACAAACTTATGTTGTTGAAGCAAATGAATTAAATGCTTACTTAGCTGCTAATTATCGTTCACTTGTGATCGAAAAAGCGGTATGGGAAAATCTTGTAGGTGAGGCTAAATAA
- a CDS encoding 50S ribosomal protein L23, with product MADITDIKSILYTEKTLGMQEDGIIVVQTSPRMTKTGLKEVFREYFGIVPSRVNSLNQSGKTKRFRGVQGKQNDFKKFYVQLPEGAQIESLAV from the coding sequence ATGGCAGATATTACAGATATTAAATCTATACTATATACAGAGAAGACATTAGGTATGCAAGAAGATGGAATTATAGTTGTTCAAACATCTCCTCGTATGACTAAAACAGGTCTTAAAGAGGTTTTTCGTGAGTACTTTGGAATAGTTCCATCAAGAGTTAACTCACTTAATCAAAGCGGAAAAACAAAACGTTTCCGTGGTGTACAAGGTAAACAAAATGACTTCAAAAAGTTTTATGTTCAATTACCTGAGGGTGCACAAATAGAAAGTTTGGCGGTTTAA
- the rpmC gene encoding 50S ribosomal protein L29, with product MKYSDLADKSVAELQAMLKVRKTELFTLKIKKQMMQLQNTSELRVAKKDVARINTALSAAK from the coding sequence ATGAAATATTCTGATTTAGCAGATAAAAGTGTAGCAGAGCTTCAAGCAATGCTTAAAGTTAGAAAGACTGAGCTTTTTACTTTAAAAATTAAAAAACAGATGATGCAACTACAAAACACAAGCGAACTTCGTGTCGCTAAAAAAGATGTTGCTAGAATCAACACTGCACTTAGTGCAGCGAAATAG
- the rpsQ gene encoding 30S ribosomal protein S17: MTHKREIQGKVVKISGDKTVSLLVERRVMHPRYHKVVKRFKKYLVHDERNEVKVGDEIIAIECRPLSKTKSFRLKTVISGAE, translated from the coding sequence ATGACACATAAACGTGAAATTCAAGGTAAAGTTGTAAAAATTTCAGGCGATAAAACAGTAAGTTTACTTGTTGAACGTCGTGTAATGCATCCTCGTTACCACAAAGTTGTAAAGCGTTTCAAAAAGTACTTAGTACATGATGAGCGTAATGAAGTAAAAGTGGGCGATGAGATTATTGCAATCGAATGTCGTCCACTTTCTAAGACTAAATCTTTTAGACTTAAAACAGTAATATCGGGAGCAGAATAA